In Rouxiella sp. WC2420, the following proteins share a genomic window:
- a CDS encoding M66 family metalloprotease — protein sequence MKVKYLASVIAFTLTSSLVIVPVSAKVNVFLDGSTLKNDLNGTLSGSVKFAQTHTINAKNNSQQEMPRLTSTRDTLVMLIPTGDSVKSLLLLAKNKTGTLLGSMYMLSPQQLPRADRPSNSPNPDVVDSDKAWSQILPADWVQPGLTLEFVTSGQRSGKLNTIDIGGETQVVLQNIRIGMLTAPGPVDKNPLEKESFKLAKDYYQKIPVSELIVGNYSAITLDQVILSSGKKYTYSSDDTGGVYKGDLRENIGKGIISMGIDNANFGINSSKGEQQWQPGLFHQVAVHQSWGRYSNGVVRHGLSGGNGMATLYDTVGNEFSHELGHGYNMGHYPGGGKWATHNRNSGWGWDSFQNRFIANFFWNKGGNNETQGYVTPPFLGIYQFNNDTMGGGGPSSPLSKYTLHTGYTQKRIQQWLEAKAVIAPHSPSGYLIWNEQQRKMIEPKGVVYRKPDAFGVPVVTLVGYYDPRGELESYIYPALHGSYGYTYKPRPLKTGQCRAEINYANGNTDKFGLDGVRLQAGHMNKFHINVLESKQPKSVRITCPQRDMDAAFTQWKLKKFAVNKFYDWGDKNEQLGSIYYYPSHEFYFSLKSKPFGYFPTTPVDNKFWTYLTDESSLRQDYQNQPLVPGSEYILVKRDIKSATVAPRAAAKIGHLYLPIKIKSDRVVAAWNYPLSKQEFLRRVEATSLEGAVFIDMTDDKYLSLYKLPGRYDVPLKAGSYGVKIILEVIKDPIPPL from the coding sequence ATGAAAGTTAAATACTTGGCAAGTGTAATAGCATTCACATTAACCTCATCACTGGTAATTGTACCCGTCAGTGCCAAAGTGAATGTTTTCCTCGATGGGAGTACCTTAAAAAATGATTTGAATGGCACACTATCCGGCAGTGTGAAATTTGCTCAAACGCATACCATCAATGCAAAAAACAACAGCCAGCAGGAGATGCCTAGACTAACCAGCACTCGGGACACTCTGGTCATGCTTATCCCTACAGGCGATAGCGTGAAGTCACTGCTTTTACTCGCTAAAAATAAAACTGGAACACTGCTCGGATCGATGTATATGCTTTCTCCGCAACAGCTCCCTCGTGCCGATCGTCCCAGCAACAGTCCAAATCCGGATGTGGTTGATAGCGATAAAGCGTGGAGTCAAATTCTTCCAGCAGACTGGGTGCAGCCTGGGCTGACGCTCGAGTTTGTAACATCAGGCCAACGATCCGGGAAATTAAATACTATTGATATTGGTGGCGAAACACAGGTTGTTTTGCAAAATATTCGTATCGGTATGCTCACAGCCCCTGGCCCAGTGGATAAAAATCCTCTGGAGAAAGAGTCTTTTAAACTCGCGAAAGATTATTATCAGAAGATCCCGGTATCTGAACTTATTGTCGGTAACTATTCAGCTATAACATTAGACCAGGTCATTCTCTCTTCCGGAAAAAAATACACCTACAGTAGTGATGACACTGGCGGTGTTTATAAGGGTGATCTGCGCGAAAATATTGGCAAAGGTATTATTTCAATGGGGATTGATAATGCCAACTTCGGCATTAACTCCTCTAAAGGCGAACAGCAGTGGCAGCCCGGATTATTTCACCAGGTGGCAGTACATCAATCCTGGGGGCGCTATAGTAATGGCGTTGTTCGACATGGTCTTAGTGGCGGTAATGGTATGGCGACGCTCTACGATACTGTTGGCAATGAATTCAGCCATGAACTCGGCCACGGTTATAATATGGGACATTATCCCGGCGGCGGTAAATGGGCTACCCATAATCGTAATTCCGGCTGGGGCTGGGACAGCTTTCAGAATCGTTTTATTGCCAATTTCTTCTGGAATAAGGGAGGTAATAATGAAACCCAAGGCTATGTTACGCCCCCTTTCCTCGGTATTTACCAGTTTAATAATGACACCATGGGGGGCGGTGGACCTAGCTCGCCGCTTTCTAAATATACACTGCATACCGGCTACACCCAAAAACGTATTCAACAATGGCTGGAAGCAAAGGCAGTCATTGCACCGCATTCACCTTCAGGCTATTTGATCTGGAATGAACAGCAGAGAAAAATGATCGAACCAAAAGGCGTGGTATATCGTAAGCCCGATGCTTTTGGTGTCCCTGTGGTGACGCTCGTGGGATATTACGACCCGCGTGGAGAACTGGAAAGTTACATTTATCCGGCACTGCACGGTAGCTATGGTTACACCTATAAGCCACGGCCGCTGAAAACGGGCCAATGCAGGGCGGAGATTAACTATGCCAATGGCAATACCGATAAATTCGGCCTTGATGGCGTGCGTCTGCAAGCGGGACATATGAATAAATTCCATATCAACGTTCTCGAAAGTAAACAGCCAAAATCTGTGCGTATTACTTGCCCACAAAGAGATATGGATGCTGCTTTTACCCAATGGAAACTTAAGAAATTTGCCGTGAATAAGTTTTACGATTGGGGTGATAAAAACGAGCAGCTGGGCTCTATATATTATTACCCAAGTCATGAATTTTATTTCAGCCTGAAAAGCAAACCGTTTGGGTATTTCCCGACCACTCCAGTGGATAACAAGTTCTGGACCTACCTGACTGACGAATCGTCGCTCAGACAAGATTACCAAAACCAGCCGTTGGTACCAGGCAGTGAGTATATTCTGGTTAAGCGGGATATCAAATCTGCCACTGTTGCACCGAGAGCAGCAGCTAAAATAGGCCACTTGTATCTGCCAATTAAAATTAAGAGCGATAGAGTTGTTGCCGCGTGGAATTATCCTCTATCCAAACAGGAATTTTTAAGGCGTGTAGAGGCAACTTCTTTGGAGGGGGCTGTATTTATTGATATGACTGATGATAAATACCTCTCATTATACAAATTACCAGGCCGATATGACGTCCCATTGAAGGCAGGTAGCTATGGTGTAAAAATCATACTTGAAGTAATCAAAGACCCTATTCCACCACTATGA
- a CDS encoding DUF2231 domain-containing protein, translated as MTSLRSPKNSALAVGIVALLDPLPIGFFAAAWIFDIIYIYSTEIAWTQAASWLIVFGLFIAIIPRIINLIQVWVGTGYPQGSPVKVHFWASALAIVLSIFNAFIHSRDAFAVVPAGVTLSTVVVLLLLFANLQLALRERLA; from the coding sequence ATGACCTCTCTGCGATCCCCAAAGAATTCGGCGTTAGCCGTAGGTATTGTGGCGCTTCTTGACCCGCTGCCGATCGGCTTTTTCGCCGCAGCCTGGATATTCGATATCATTTATATCTACAGTACAGAAATTGCCTGGACTCAGGCCGCAAGCTGGCTGATTGTCTTCGGACTGTTTATTGCCATTATCCCCCGTATTATCAACCTGATACAGGTCTGGGTCGGCACTGGATATCCGCAAGGCTCGCCGGTAAAAGTGCATTTTTGGGCCAGCGCGCTAGCCATCGTCTTATCTATTTTCAATGCATTTATTCACAGCCGCGATGCCTTCGCCGTGGTTCCCGCTGGCGTAACCTTATCCACTGTCGTGGTGCTGTTACTGTTGTTCGCCAATCTGCAACTCGCGCTGCGCGAACGCCTGGCTTAA
- a CDS encoding NAD(P)/FAD-dependent oxidoreductase, which yields MKIIVIGAGMIGASLTWELTEAGFTVTLLDASEAGKGTSANSFAWINSHGKPPEAYHRLNASGMQAHRDLAKRFGQAPWLNLTGCLEWQAPAEQQAMKDNVARLQSYDYPAEWISAGQLQQHEPEMHLDGTQGAIGWFSSEGWVDTQQYIHLLLQASAAEGAKIVTGSKVMEILQDGDTVTGVKTADGTLHRASLTINASGRWSDKPPYLGQQATQLAPTTGILIRVPAEYVPVNHVLATPMFHCRPDGEGVTLLCPNEGVYDIDESTPQSRIDELAADIILKAAEVWPRLAAIRPEQYKARMGIRALPVDGYPIVGPTPGLAGYYTVVTHSGVTLSPLLARLVTQEIKGKPAAELEPYRPQRLRKG from the coding sequence ATGAAAATAATCGTTATTGGCGCCGGAATGATCGGCGCGTCTCTGACCTGGGAACTGACCGAGGCGGGTTTTACGGTTACGCTGCTAGACGCGAGCGAGGCGGGCAAAGGCACCAGCGCGAATTCTTTTGCCTGGATTAACTCTCACGGCAAGCCACCCGAAGCCTATCACCGCCTGAACGCCTCGGGTATGCAAGCCCATCGTGACCTGGCTAAACGTTTTGGACAGGCTCCATGGCTGAATCTCACCGGCTGTCTTGAATGGCAAGCGCCAGCAGAGCAACAGGCGATGAAAGACAACGTCGCACGTTTGCAAAGCTATGATTATCCGGCCGAATGGATCAGCGCAGGGCAGTTGCAACAGCATGAACCAGAAATGCATCTTGACGGCACTCAAGGAGCCATTGGCTGGTTCTCGTCGGAAGGATGGGTTGATACCCAGCAGTATATTCATCTGCTTTTGCAGGCCAGCGCAGCAGAGGGGGCAAAAATCGTCACCGGCAGCAAAGTTATGGAAATCTTGCAGGACGGTGACACTGTCACTGGAGTTAAAACCGCTGATGGCACCTTGCACCGCGCCAGTCTCACCATTAATGCCAGTGGTCGCTGGTCAGACAAACCGCCTTATCTTGGCCAGCAAGCTACCCAGCTTGCGCCGACGACCGGGATACTCATTCGCGTTCCTGCCGAATACGTGCCTGTTAACCACGTTTTGGCAACGCCGATGTTTCATTGCCGCCCCGATGGCGAAGGTGTAACGCTGCTTTGCCCAAATGAAGGGGTTTACGATATTGATGAATCGACCCCGCAGTCGCGGATTGATGAGCTGGCGGCAGACATTATCCTCAAGGCTGCCGAGGTTTGGCCAAGGCTGGCGGCTATCAGGCCGGAGCAGTATAAAGCTCGCATGGGTATTCGCGCCTTGCCGGTCGATGGATATCCTATTGTTGGCCCAACGCCTGGTTTAGCGGGTTATTACACCGTGGTGACTCACAGTGGTGTGACGCTGTCACCTTTACTGGCGCGCCTGGTGACCCAGGAAATCAAAGGCAAACCCGCCGCTGAGTTAGAGCCTTACCGCCCGCAGCGCCTGCGTAAAGGATAA
- a CDS encoding DNA-3-methyladenine glycosylase I, with product MKEPVRCAWGENDPLMQQYHDREWGVPVYDSRALWEKLMLDGFQAGLSWRTILNKRDAFRKAFCGFDPYKVAEFTEQDVERLVTNPEIVRSRAKINAVIKNARAYLRMQEQGEDFSQWIWSKVGGKPIQHLGPIPTQSELSQDISKQLKKRGFSFVGPVIVYAWMEATGLINSHHPDCFRRHL from the coding sequence ATGAAAGAACCGGTACGCTGTGCATGGGGCGAAAACGATCCTCTCATGCAGCAATATCACGACCGCGAATGGGGCGTGCCGGTATATGACAGCCGCGCTTTGTGGGAAAAGCTCATGCTCGACGGATTTCAGGCCGGGCTGTCATGGCGCACAATTCTCAATAAGCGAGACGCTTTCAGAAAGGCTTTTTGCGGATTTGACCCTTACAAAGTCGCTGAATTCACTGAACAAGATGTCGAGCGTCTGGTGACTAATCCTGAAATTGTTCGTTCACGAGCCAAAATTAACGCGGTGATTAAGAACGCCCGGGCGTATCTACGAATGCAGGAGCAGGGGGAAGATTTTTCACAATGGATTTGGTCAAAAGTCGGCGGCAAACCCATTCAGCATCTCGGTCCAATACCCACTCAAAGCGAGCTTTCACAGGATATCTCCAAGCAATTGAAAAAACGCGGTTTCAGCTTTGTAGGCCCGGTGATTGTCTATGCCTGGATGGAAGCGACCGGACTTATCAACAGCCATCATCCTGACTGTTTTCGTCGTCATCTGTAG
- a CDS encoding GlxA family transcriptional regulator, producing MIKTIQILAIPGVQLLDVSGPLDVFAEVNQQMGRKIYQLEVVALEELKIVTSSGICLLAEKCLEQPPQLAIDTFLVAGAPDMAEFSPSASLLMSITDRALNSRRFGSVCTGALLLAATGLLEGHRVTTHWAVAETLASRYPGIQVDADAIYIAEGPLRTAAGVTSGLDLALMMVEEDLGREVAMDVAAQLVMFFKRPGGQMQFSRSGKTSLSGRSALQDLQRWATGNLESINSIKSLAEHLGVSTRHLTRIFTQEIGLTPGDWLEQEKINQARYLLESSELSPKQIAAKCGYSSIDILRRAFQRQLKVSPAQYRSYFKNKAD from the coding sequence ATGATCAAAACTATCCAGATTCTGGCGATCCCAGGCGTGCAACTGCTCGATGTCTCTGGCCCGCTGGACGTATTTGCCGAGGTTAATCAGCAAATGGGGCGTAAAATTTATCAGTTGGAAGTTGTTGCGCTTGAAGAGTTGAAGATTGTCACCTCCTCAGGAATTTGCCTGTTGGCCGAGAAGTGTCTTGAGCAGCCACCACAGCTGGCCATCGATACCTTTTTGGTTGCGGGTGCGCCGGATATGGCAGAGTTTTCCCCCTCCGCATCGCTGTTAATGTCAATTACCGATCGAGCGTTGAACAGCCGCCGTTTTGGTTCAGTGTGCACGGGTGCCCTGCTGCTTGCTGCTACAGGGCTGCTTGAAGGGCATCGCGTGACCACTCATTGGGCGGTGGCGGAAACCTTGGCCAGCCGTTATCCGGGAATTCAGGTCGATGCCGACGCGATTTATATCGCCGAAGGACCATTACGTACCGCGGCTGGCGTGACCTCGGGCCTGGATTTGGCATTAATGATGGTGGAAGAGGATCTAGGCCGTGAAGTTGCGATGGACGTTGCCGCGCAGTTGGTGATGTTCTTCAAGCGCCCCGGCGGGCAGATGCAATTCAGTCGCTCGGGGAAGACTTCACTCAGTGGCCGTTCGGCATTGCAGGATTTACAGCGCTGGGCGACGGGTAATCTGGAAAGTATCAATTCAATCAAGTCTTTGGCGGAGCATTTAGGTGTTAGTACTCGCCACCTTACTCGGATATTTACTCAGGAAATAGGTCTTACGCCAGGGGATTGGCTGGAGCAGGAGAAAATTAATCAGGCGCGCTATCTGCTGGAGTCTTCCGAGCTGTCACCAAAACAGATTGCGGCGAAATGCGGTTATAGCAGTATTGATATACTACGGCGAGCGTTTCAACGGCAGCTTAAAGTTAGCCCTGCTCAGTATCGCAGCTATTTCAAAAACAAAGCTGACTAA
- a CDS encoding GNAT family N-acetyltransferase: protein MLKIILFAFILYFFTAWVFEGMMNNKLGDLNFIVIKNPAEDLRVTALIDDLNQSLEVITGASGSKNAVLTDFEHHRALFVIGLRDENAVACGGFRPVDRQTCEIKRMFSIEKGKGIGGQLLAELERQAGGLGYTTIQLETRRINQGAVNFYLSNGYQIIDNYGIYHGRAEAVCFAKRLC, encoded by the coding sequence TTGCTGAAGATTATTTTATTTGCTTTTATACTTTATTTTTTTACAGCTTGGGTATTTGAAGGGATGATGAACAACAAGTTAGGGGATTTAAATTTTATTGTTATCAAGAATCCTGCAGAAGATCTGCGTGTAACGGCGTTGATTGACGATTTGAATCAGTCGCTGGAAGTCATCACGGGTGCCAGCGGCAGTAAAAATGCCGTGCTCACCGATTTTGAGCATCATAGAGCATTGTTTGTTATTGGCCTGCGTGATGAAAATGCCGTTGCCTGCGGAGGTTTTAGGCCAGTTGATCGCCAAACTTGTGAAATCAAACGCATGTTTTCTATTGAGAAAGGCAAAGGGATTGGTGGGCAGCTGCTGGCTGAATTAGAACGGCAAGCGGGTGGGCTGGGTTATACAACGATTCAACTTGAAACGAGGCGAATCAACCAGGGAGCTGTAAATTTCTATCTCTCAAACGGTTACCAAATCATCGACAATTACGGCATTTATCATGGCCGTGCCGAAGCGGTTTGTTTTGCAAAACGGCTGTGCTGA
- a CDS encoding VirK/YbjX family protein produces the protein MNTSESLLISEAIFFKKLVMNEVMHDRYWDSKSNRAKYIIRSLLMPKSTFKVLGFLATNPDAKRLMARQPSLPYKVHRPYLRANLKTKDKIKSICEGSRLIFTSLESSVYKKIYSSDGLQLAKIEGKNGDYTIKMGMENKFSREGELVLNLRNSEGITLASCAFGFVFENDMPCLFIGAMQGGEKLCTPELIKEATKSCYGLFPKRILIEIVCFLANKFECSKILAVSNKTHIFQSGRYKKRKSSLMLADYDGFWESLSGHRNAKNDYELPLEIKRKDIEEVTSKKRSEYRKRYVLLDDLKANLITVLN, from the coding sequence ATGAACACCAGTGAAAGCTTACTTATTTCAGAGGCTATTTTTTTTAAAAAATTAGTCATGAATGAAGTCATGCACGATAGATATTGGGATTCAAAATCAAATAGAGCGAAATACATTATTCGCAGTTTGCTGATGCCAAAATCAACCTTCAAAGTCCTTGGTTTTCTGGCGACTAATCCAGATGCCAAGCGCCTTATGGCAAGACAACCTTCGTTGCCTTACAAGGTTCATCGCCCTTATTTGCGGGCCAATTTAAAGACAAAAGATAAAATCAAGTCAATCTGTGAAGGGTCTCGCCTGATATTCACAAGTCTTGAGAGTTCGGTTTATAAAAAAATATACTCGAGTGATGGTTTACAGCTGGCGAAAATAGAAGGAAAAAACGGCGATTACACCATCAAGATGGGAATGGAAAATAAGTTTAGCCGAGAAGGAGAACTGGTACTTAATCTAAGAAATAGCGAAGGAATCACGCTTGCCTCTTGTGCTTTTGGTTTTGTGTTTGAGAATGACATGCCGTGTTTGTTCATCGGCGCTATGCAAGGTGGCGAAAAGCTGTGTACGCCGGAGCTGATAAAAGAGGCCACCAAGTCTTGCTATGGGCTGTTCCCGAAGAGGATATTGATTGAAATAGTGTGTTTTCTCGCCAACAAGTTCGAGTGTTCAAAAATACTGGCAGTGAGCAATAAAACACACATTTTCCAAAGCGGCCGCTATAAGAAAAGAAAATCGAGCCTGATGCTGGCGGATTACGACGGCTTTTGGGAATCATTATCTGGCCACCGCAATGCTAAAAATGACTATGAATTACCGCTTGAGATCAAAAGAAAAGATATTGAAGAGGTAACCAGCAAGAAAAGGTCTGAATATCGCAAGCGCTATGTTTTGCTTGATGATTTGAAAGCAAACTTGATTACTGTTCTTAATTAG
- a CDS encoding HD domain-containing protein, giving the protein MTFNIKGIQIPDSQMAHQATELVRDTESELLFNHSSRVYYWGALAGQQRGLKVDHELLYIGCMFHDMGLTHDHCSCDKRFEVDGANAARDFLRQHQINQADIDKVWTAIALHTTPGIPEFMDPVIALVTAGVEMDVLGIDYEGYSSQEREAVVKAHPRTPQFKEDIINAFYQGVKDKPQTTFGNVKADVIADKQPDFDKGNFCSIIRGSHWPS; this is encoded by the coding sequence ATGACATTTAACATTAAAGGCATTCAGATACCGGATAGTCAGATGGCGCACCAGGCAACGGAACTGGTTCGCGATACAGAGTCAGAACTGTTGTTTAATCACTCGAGCCGCGTCTACTACTGGGGGGCGTTGGCGGGTCAACAGCGCGGGTTGAAAGTCGATCACGAGCTGCTTTATATCGGCTGTATGTTTCATGATATGGGGCTGACCCACGATCACTGCAGCTGTGACAAACGTTTTGAAGTTGATGGAGCCAACGCCGCGCGCGACTTCCTGCGCCAACATCAAATTAATCAGGCTGATATTGATAAGGTTTGGACGGCAATTGCTTTGCACACCACGCCAGGGATCCCCGAGTTTATGGACCCGGTGATTGCACTGGTAACGGCGGGGGTTGAGATGGACGTATTAGGGATTGACTATGAAGGCTATTCTTCGCAAGAACGGGAGGCGGTGGTCAAAGCGCATCCGCGCACTCCGCAGTTTAAAGAAGATATTATCAACGCTTTTTATCAGGGCGTTAAAGATAAACCACAGACCACTTTTGGTAATGTGAAAGCCGACGTGATTGCCGATAAACAGCCCGATTTTGATAAGGGTAATTTCTGCTCGATTATCCGTGGCTCTCATTGGCCGTCATAA
- a CDS encoding ABC transporter ATP-binding protein, translating into MCSALTVLPPAIQVKHVTHHFAANRVLDDICLQVPKGTIMALLGPSGCGKSTLLKLLAGLLHPEAGQVFFGQQKVVDGRFSLPPEKRDLGMVFQDYALWPHMTVGQNVSFPLQMRSVPAKARQQRVLTALDRVGLADFTHRRPSELSGGQQQRVALARAIVAEPQILLFDEPLSNLDRNLRETLCEEMALLLRQLGTTAVYVTHDPHEAEALAHCIARMEQGAIRRIDSLDSSAPAILSRVSPFVA; encoded by the coding sequence ATGTGCTCTGCGCTAACTGTTCTCCCGCCCGCAATCCAGGTTAAACACGTTACTCATCATTTTGCAGCCAATCGAGTGCTTGACGATATCTGCCTGCAAGTGCCAAAAGGGACCATTATGGCGCTGCTTGGCCCGTCCGGCTGCGGTAAAAGCACCCTTCTTAAACTGCTGGCCGGGCTGTTACACCCCGAGGCAGGCCAAGTGTTTTTTGGTCAGCAAAAGGTGGTAGATGGTCGATTTAGTCTGCCGCCGGAAAAACGTGATTTGGGGATGGTGTTTCAAGACTACGCCCTGTGGCCGCACATGACCGTCGGCCAGAATGTATCGTTTCCGCTGCAAATGCGCAGTGTGCCGGCCAAAGCCCGTCAGCAGCGGGTATTGACGGCGCTTGACCGCGTGGGGCTGGCAGATTTTACTCATCGTCGCCCCTCCGAACTCTCAGGCGGGCAGCAACAGCGCGTGGCTTTGGCCCGTGCCATTGTCGCCGAGCCACAAATTCTGTTATTCGATGAGCCACTATCCAACCTTGACCGCAACCTGCGTGAAACTCTGTGCGAGGAAATGGCCTTACTGCTGCGCCAGCTCGGAACCACTGCAGTGTATGTCACCCATGACCCGCATGAAGCCGAGGCTTTGGCCCACTGTATTGCGCGCATGGAACAAGGTGCCATCAGGCGCATTGACAGCCTCGATTCTTCTGCTCCTGCCATTCTTTCCCGCGTTTCTCCTTTTGTTGCCTAA
- a CDS encoding alpha/beta fold hydrolase, with translation MQNQTFSISNALAPKGFSHFYRVVDGVRIHYVAGGNPHGETLVLLAGFPESWYSWRKIMPALADHYWIIAPDLPGQGDSDKPLEGYDTQSLATAVHSLLQQLDVKDYYLAAHDVGAWVAYPYAVLFGDEIKKLAILDAGIPGITLPDALPHSSDKSWRTWHFAFHAIADLPEELIAGKERIYLNWFLRRKTAAPDAFTEEDINEYLRIFTQSGAVRAGMAYYRALGLSSRQNAHFKTLGKLTTPVLAFSAEQGSIADMATPLRPYFENVEGVMIENSGHFLQEEQPEAIAKEFRNFFKQ, from the coding sequence ATGCAAAATCAAACCTTTTCCATCTCCAACGCTTTGGCTCCCAAAGGTTTCTCCCATTTTTACCGCGTGGTTGATGGTGTAAGAATTCATTATGTCGCGGGAGGAAATCCCCATGGGGAAACGCTGGTTCTGTTGGCTGGATTTCCTGAAAGCTGGTATTCATGGCGCAAAATTATGCCAGCCTTAGCCGATCACTATTGGATTATTGCCCCTGATTTGCCGGGTCAGGGCGATTCAGATAAACCGCTGGAAGGTTATGACACTCAATCACTGGCAACTGCGGTTCATTCCCTGTTGCAACAACTTGATGTGAAAGATTATTACCTTGCAGCCCATGATGTGGGGGCTTGGGTAGCTTATCCCTATGCGGTGTTGTTTGGTGATGAAATCAAGAAACTGGCCATTCTGGATGCGGGGATACCAGGAATAACTTTACCTGATGCGCTGCCACATTCTAGTGATAAAAGCTGGCGTACCTGGCATTTTGCGTTTCATGCTATTGCTGATTTGCCTGAAGAATTGATTGCCGGTAAAGAACGTATTTATCTTAATTGGTTCCTGAGAAGAAAAACCGCTGCTCCCGATGCTTTTACCGAGGAGGATATTAACGAATATCTGCGTATTTTTACTCAAAGCGGTGCGGTTCGTGCCGGGATGGCCTATTACCGTGCGTTGGGGTTATCGTCTAGGCAAAATGCACATTTTAAAACTTTGGGGAAATTGACAACCCCGGTTCTGGCTTTCAGCGCTGAACAGGGTTCAATTGCTGATATGGCAACCCCGTTGCGGCCATACTTTGAAAATGTCGAAGGAGTTATGATTGAGAACAGCGGGCATTTTCTTCAGGAAGAGCAACCAGAGGCCATTGCAAAAGAATTCAGGAATTTCTTTAAACAATAA
- the yqfB gene encoding N(4)-acetylcytidine aminohydrolase, with protein sequence MKNITFFSRFEADILAGRKTITLREKSDADYLAGDKVSVARYEDNHFFCHLKVISVTPIMYDQLTDAEARQENMTLAELKAVIAEIYPGITELYKIEFTLCQSSS encoded by the coding sequence ATGAAAAACATCACTTTTTTCTCCCGCTTCGAAGCCGACATTCTTGCCGGTCGCAAAACCATTACTCTGCGTGAAAAAAGTGATGCCGATTATCTGGCTGGCGATAAAGTCAGCGTTGCTCGTTACGAAGACAATCATTTCTTTTGCCACCTAAAGGTTATCAGCGTCACCCCAATAATGTATGACCAATTAACTGACGCTGAAGCCCGGCAGGAAAATATGACACTTGCGGAGTTGAAAGCGGTGATCGCCGAAATTTATCCTGGGATCACCGAACTCTACAAGATTGAATTTACGCTTTGCCAATCATCGTCGTAA